In Hylaeus volcanicus isolate JK05 chromosome 9, UHH_iyHylVolc1.0_haploid, whole genome shotgun sequence, the following proteins share a genomic window:
- the LOC128881973 gene encoding ethanolaminephosphotransferase 1-like isoform X1: protein MYQKLGLEVEYLTEQHLTGFESYRYSSIDTSPLSVYIMHPFWNKVVQYCPKWVAPNLLTFSGFFFTVMNFIMFASYDYYLYASSDDKPQYPPIPRWVFALGAFNVFMAYTLDGIDGKQARRTQTSGPLGELFDHGLDSWTTILIAVCMFSVFGRTDHSVSPLRMYFILWSVFINFYLTHWEKYNTGVLFLPWGYDLSMVGTIIVFLISSVGGHKTWKFMLPGQISVGVMFELILYITAIVASLPVVLWNIYTSYRDKTGKMRTFSDAIRPLLPLAILFTVSTIWVVHSPSNIVEKDPRIVFLTVGTIFSNICCRLIVSQMSNTRCELLSWILLPVGVAAAFSFILPSVDLVFTYIVAIVALLAHIHYGTCVVRQMCRHFRIYTFRIKDRSD, encoded by the exons ATGTATCAGAAGCTGGGCCTCGAGGTCGAGTACCTCACGGAACAGCACCTCACCGGTTTCGAGAGTTACAGA taTAGCTCCATAGATACAAGCCCTCTCAGCGTGTACATCATGCATCCATTTTGGAACAAAGTAGTCCAG taCTGTCCAAAATGGGTCGCCCCTAACCTGTTAACTTTCTCTGGATTTTTCTTCACTGTCATGAACTTCATAATGTTCGCCAGTTACGATTATTATCTGTACGCATCCAGCGACGATAAACCACAATATCCTCCCATACCGCGATGGGTTTTCGCTCTGGGTGCATTCAACGTTTTCATGGCGTACACTTTGG ATGGCATCGATGGAAAGCAAGCGAGACGTACGCAAACGTCTGGTCCCTTGGGAGAATTGTTTGACCACGGCCTGGATAGTTGGACGACGATACTCATTGCAGTTTGCATGTTCTCTGTATTTGGCAGAACAGACCACAGCGTATCCCCGCTGAGGATGTATTTCATACTCTGGAGtgtctttattaatttctatttaactcATTGGGAAAAGTATAACACCGGGGTATTATTCCTTCCTTGGGGATACGATTTGTCTATGGTG GGTACTATTATAGTGTTTCTTATATCGAGTGTAGGAGGACATAAGACTTGGAAATTCATGCTACCTGGTCAGATATCGGTAGGAGTGATGTTCGAGCTGATTCTCTACATCACCGCGATCGTGGCCAGTTTGCCCGTGGTTCTTTGGAATATATACAC GTCGTATAGGGACAAGACTGGCAAAATGCGAACGTTTTCAGATGCCATAAGACCTCTCTTGCCTTTGGCTATACTTTTCACAGTCTCCACGATTTGGGTAGTGCATTCGCCTAGCAATATCGTGGAGAAAGATCCGCGGATTGTTTTCTTGACCGTTGGAACGATCTTCTCGAACATATGC TGTCGGTTGATCGTGTCACAAATGAGCAACACGAGATGCGAGCTTTTGTCGTGGATATTGCTGCCCGTGGGAGTCGCAGCAGCTTTCTCGTTTATCTTGCCTAGCGTAGATCTGGTGTTTACGTACATCGTCGCAATCGTAGCGTTGCTGGCGCATATTCATTATGGCACTTGCGTG GTGCGTCAGATGTGTCGTCACTTCCGTATCTACACGTTCCGTATCAAGGATCGTTCCGATTGA
- the LOC128881973 gene encoding ethanolaminephosphotransferase 1-like isoform X2 encodes MHPFWNKVVQYCPKWVAPNLLTFSGFFFTVMNFIMFASYDYYLYASSDDKPQYPPIPRWVFALGAFNVFMAYTLDGIDGKQARRTQTSGPLGELFDHGLDSWTTILIAVCMFSVFGRTDHSVSPLRMYFILWSVFINFYLTHWEKYNTGVLFLPWGYDLSMVGTIIVFLISSVGGHKTWKFMLPGQISVGVMFELILYITAIVASLPVVLWNIYTSYRDKTGKMRTFSDAIRPLLPLAILFTVSTIWVVHSPSNIVEKDPRIVFLTVGTIFSNICCRLIVSQMSNTRCELLSWILLPVGVAAAFSFILPSVDLVFTYIVAIVALLAHIHYGTCVVRQMCRHFRIYTFRIKDRSD; translated from the exons ATGCATCCATTTTGGAACAAAGTAGTCCAG taCTGTCCAAAATGGGTCGCCCCTAACCTGTTAACTTTCTCTGGATTTTTCTTCACTGTCATGAACTTCATAATGTTCGCCAGTTACGATTATTATCTGTACGCATCCAGCGACGATAAACCACAATATCCTCCCATACCGCGATGGGTTTTCGCTCTGGGTGCATTCAACGTTTTCATGGCGTACACTTTGG ATGGCATCGATGGAAAGCAAGCGAGACGTACGCAAACGTCTGGTCCCTTGGGAGAATTGTTTGACCACGGCCTGGATAGTTGGACGACGATACTCATTGCAGTTTGCATGTTCTCTGTATTTGGCAGAACAGACCACAGCGTATCCCCGCTGAGGATGTATTTCATACTCTGGAGtgtctttattaatttctatttaactcATTGGGAAAAGTATAACACCGGGGTATTATTCCTTCCTTGGGGATACGATTTGTCTATGGTG GGTACTATTATAGTGTTTCTTATATCGAGTGTAGGAGGACATAAGACTTGGAAATTCATGCTACCTGGTCAGATATCGGTAGGAGTGATGTTCGAGCTGATTCTCTACATCACCGCGATCGTGGCCAGTTTGCCCGTGGTTCTTTGGAATATATACAC GTCGTATAGGGACAAGACTGGCAAAATGCGAACGTTTTCAGATGCCATAAGACCTCTCTTGCCTTTGGCTATACTTTTCACAGTCTCCACGATTTGGGTAGTGCATTCGCCTAGCAATATCGTGGAGAAAGATCCGCGGATTGTTTTCTTGACCGTTGGAACGATCTTCTCGAACATATGC TGTCGGTTGATCGTGTCACAAATGAGCAACACGAGATGCGAGCTTTTGTCGTGGATATTGCTGCCCGTGGGAGTCGCAGCAGCTTTCTCGTTTATCTTGCCTAGCGTAGATCTGGTGTTTACGTACATCGTCGCAATCGTAGCGTTGCTGGCGCATATTCATTATGGCACTTGCGTG GTGCGTCAGATGTGTCGTCACTTCCGTATCTACACGTTCCGTATCAAGGATCGTTCCGATTGA
- the LOC128881801 gene encoding uncharacterized protein LOC128881801 produces the protein MASVNRRSKHAWTEEKTLELIELYKEREELWNPLSHRYHLKNLKLDGWSKVTQTLEVPVEVCKAKMTSLLASFRREKRKMKKSKGRGTNDVYKSSWFAFKSMEFLNNRTTPMTDFCSATTHTQNKDQNEGEVEADADAEAETDAEADGEVEAEPEVVASTDRDTSTPPLHKKTSTRIRSNGRTTSDNAVIEEVMEIIRNIQKRDHIQAFGLSVVERMRQLKRRNQILLMQIINTALCERELSELESESGSERASGSTD, from the exons ATGGCAAGCGTAAATCGAAGGTCCAAACACGCGTGGACCGAGGAGAAGACTCTCGAACTAATTGAGCTGTATAAAGAGCGGGAAGAATTATGGAATCCTCTGTCGCACCGGTACCATTtgaagaatttgaaattggACGGATGGTCCAAAGTTACACAGACACTGGAAGTTCCAGTTGAGGTGTGTAAAGCGAAAATGACATCGCTGCTAGCGTCGTTCAGACgggaaaaaaggaagatgAAGAAATCGAAAGGAAGAG GTACCAACGATGTTTACAAAAGCAGTTGGTTTGCTTTTAAGAgtatggaatttttaaacaacagaACCACTCCAATGACAGACTTCTGTTCAGCTACTACT CACACACAGAACAAAGACCAAAATGAGGGGGAAGTGGAAGCTGATGCGGATGCGGAAGCGGAAACGGATGCGGAAGCGGACGGAGAAGTAGAAGCAGAACCCGAAGTCGTTGCTTCAACGGACAGGGATACGTCTACACCacctctacataaaaaaaccTCCACCAGGATAAGAAGCAATGGTAGAACAACTTCCGACAATGCAGTCATCGAAGAAGTTATGGAGATCATAAGGAATATCCAGAAGAGAGATCACATACAGGCGTTTGGACTGTCTGTGGTCGAAAGGATGCGCCAGTTAAAACGGcgcaatcaaattttattaatgcaaataataaacacgGCATTGTGCGAAAGGGAATTGAGTGAGTTGGAGAGCGAGTCTGGGAGTGAACGAGCGAGTGGTTCGACTGACTGA
- the LOC128881802 gene encoding cytochrome c oxidase subunit 7C, mitochondrial-like has translation MISQHVRRFVTSAVRRSGHDPEGFPGANLPFSVENRYKLTALFTVFFGSGLALPYLILRHQLLK, from the exons atgatttcgcaACACGTCAGGCGTTTTGTAACCAGCGCTGTAAGGAGGAGCGGTCATGATCCAGAAGGTTTTCCTGGTGCT AATCTTCCTTTCAGCGTTGAGAACAGATACAAGTTGACTGCATTATTTACTGTATTCTTTGGAAGTGGACTCGCATTACCCTACTTGATCCTTCGTCATCAATTGTTGAAGTAA
- the LOC128881800 gene encoding RAB6A-GEF complex partner protein 2 isoform X1, protein MIEITAKLVRGPVYFSGEVIECLVTFSNPPNPIHQISQSHSDIFESLAWASAQVHCQCSTNLKLVLAEKLNTTARLAAINANTTFAPWQQDNGHVVLNTKPKILFCDLRLSPGESKTYIYREVIPSDAPPSYRGHAIKYSYKITVGTQRVNTAIKLLRVPFRVLSLSGELFTYHFSYYTCNFNIIPTELPEITICNDSVDLSPNNPFMETQHRDTPLDVALQTLQNLTARRSPNFYNITNGRGRVVRFCLFKNSYKLGEDIVGTFDFSNATVSCAQVSVALQSGEHISEDYRRGKASAPTLVSYNKHHEMCMGLKYSHLVLPIPLHVTPDFTTDLMTLKWRLHFEFVTTSKLIEMPNENTTSWQGPLTLDVETMIWDLPVHIYPTTTPPNTAQQTKYSIVI, encoded by the exons atgattgAAATAACTGCAAAATTGGTTAGGGGCCCTGTATACTTCTCAGGAGAGGTTATAGAATGTTTGGTTACATTCAGTAACCCACCAAATCCAATACATCAAATATCTCAAAGTCACAG CGATATTTTCGAGAGCCTCGCATGGGCAAGCGCGCAAGTTCATTGTCAATGTTCCACGAACCTCAAACTTGTGTTGgcagaaaaattgaacaccACTGCTCGACTGGCAGCTATTAATGCAA ATACAACGTTTGCACCATGGCAGCAGGATAACGGCCATGTTGTGTTGAATACAAAGcctaaaatattgttttgcGATTTGAGATTATCCCCTGGCGAAAGTAAAACAT ATATTTATCGGGAAGTAATTCCAAGCGACGCGCCTCCGTCTTACAGAGGACATGCGATAAagtattcttataaaattacaGTTGGAACCCAACGAGTAAATACTGCTATCAAGCTACTCAGAGTTCCATTCAGAGTGCTTTCTTTAAGCGGTGAGTTATTTACCTATCATTTTTCGTACTATACATGTAACTTTAATATCATTCCGACAGAATTGCCCGAAATAACCATCTGCAACGACAGCGTCGATTTAAGTCCCAATAACCCATTCATGGAAACGCAACATAGAGACACACCGTTAGACGTCGCCTTACAAACACTCCAG AACTTAACAGCCAGGCGCAGTCCAAATTTCTACAACATTACAAATGGACGCGGACGGGTTGTACGTTTTTGCCTCTTCAAGAATTCTTACAAACTCGGGGAAGACATAGTTGGGACTTTTGATTTCTCGAATGCCACCGTTTCGTGCGCCCAAGTTTCGGTGGCATTGCAATCAGGGGAACATATTTCAGAGGACTACAGACGAGGGAAGGCCTCGGCTCCAACATTAGTCAGCTACAATAAACATCACGAAATGTGCATGGGTTTGAAATACTCCCATTTGGTGCTACCCATACCCCTACACGTAACTCCTGATTTCACCACTGATCTGATGACGTTGAAATGGAGATTGCATTTCGAGTTTGTCACGACTTCCAAGCTGATAGAAATGCCTAATGAAAATACTACCAGCTGGCAAGGACCTTTGACCTTGGACGTCGAAACAATGATCTGGGACTTGCCTGTTCATATTTACCCTACGACTACACCGCCTAATACAGCGCAGCAAACAAAGTATAGCATAGTAATATAG
- the LOC128881800 gene encoding RAB6A-GEF complex partner protein 2 isoform X2 gives MIEITAKLVRGPVYFSGEVIECLVTFSNPPNPIHQISQSHSDIFESLAWASAQVHCQCSTNLKLVLAEKLNTTARLAAINANTTFAPWQQDNGHVVLNTKPKILFCDLRLSPGESKTYIYREVIPSDAPPSYRGHAIKYSYKITVGTQRVNTAIKLLRVPFRVLSLSELPEITICNDSVDLSPNNPFMETQHRDTPLDVALQTLQNLTARRSPNFYNITNGRGRVVRFCLFKNSYKLGEDIVGTFDFSNATVSCAQVSVALQSGEHISEDYRRGKASAPTLVSYNKHHEMCMGLKYSHLVLPIPLHVTPDFTTDLMTLKWRLHFEFVTTSKLIEMPNENTTSWQGPLTLDVETMIWDLPVHIYPTTTPPNTAQQTKYSIVI, from the exons atgattgAAATAACTGCAAAATTGGTTAGGGGCCCTGTATACTTCTCAGGAGAGGTTATAGAATGTTTGGTTACATTCAGTAACCCACCAAATCCAATACATCAAATATCTCAAAGTCACAG CGATATTTTCGAGAGCCTCGCATGGGCAAGCGCGCAAGTTCATTGTCAATGTTCCACGAACCTCAAACTTGTGTTGgcagaaaaattgaacaccACTGCTCGACTGGCAGCTATTAATGCAA ATACAACGTTTGCACCATGGCAGCAGGATAACGGCCATGTTGTGTTGAATACAAAGcctaaaatattgttttgcGATTTGAGATTATCCCCTGGCGAAAGTAAAACAT ATATTTATCGGGAAGTAATTCCAAGCGACGCGCCTCCGTCTTACAGAGGACATGCGATAAagtattcttataaaattacaGTTGGAACCCAACGAGTAAATACTGCTATCAAGCTACTCAGAGTTCCATTCAGAGTGCTTTCTTTAAGCG AATTGCCCGAAATAACCATCTGCAACGACAGCGTCGATTTAAGTCCCAATAACCCATTCATGGAAACGCAACATAGAGACACACCGTTAGACGTCGCCTTACAAACACTCCAG AACTTAACAGCCAGGCGCAGTCCAAATTTCTACAACATTACAAATGGACGCGGACGGGTTGTACGTTTTTGCCTCTTCAAGAATTCTTACAAACTCGGGGAAGACATAGTTGGGACTTTTGATTTCTCGAATGCCACCGTTTCGTGCGCCCAAGTTTCGGTGGCATTGCAATCAGGGGAACATATTTCAGAGGACTACAGACGAGGGAAGGCCTCGGCTCCAACATTAGTCAGCTACAATAAACATCACGAAATGTGCATGGGTTTGAAATACTCCCATTTGGTGCTACCCATACCCCTACACGTAACTCCTGATTTCACCACTGATCTGATGACGTTGAAATGGAGATTGCATTTCGAGTTTGTCACGACTTCCAAGCTGATAGAAATGCCTAATGAAAATACTACCAGCTGGCAAGGACCTTTGACCTTGGACGTCGAAACAATGATCTGGGACTTGCCTGTTCATATTTACCCTACGACTACACCGCCTAATACAGCGCAGCAAACAAAGTATAGCATAGTAATATAG
- the LOC128881798 gene encoding ribosome biogenesis protein BOP1 homolog, translating into MKTKNKNLKRKQVKLEVKDSTIEEDSIKSQYEEESDSGAEDLLQAEVNNNDESTDEEVDENEDIIESDTEKDPIVFESNSEEDELEFETDSDELDTDEDEDHLESDSEDQNEEQSDASDKLQEKSKDSVPSSKSKHDKLKVTFVESSKSKSTNMSPASKIKTNKTNTLSKSRSSKVPQKNKVQNKKGLESAKLQKDVDITSSKKSKEPSTDTSNDVPTVNPQLDEYEYDSSDEEDIRNTTGNIPMKWYDDYDHIGYDWDGRKIIKPQKGDQLDNFLKRMEDPDFWRTIKDPQTGQDVVLSEADIELITRIQKQKIPDATFNEYAPWIEWFTSEVMKMPLRKFPEHKRSFLPSKPEAKKVSKLVHALKMGWIKSTAEIEKERQQKNNEPQFYMLWQSDDQAEEMRRIHKHIPAPKRHLPGHAESYNPPPEYLFDQKELKEWNKLQTTPWKRKLHFIPQKYNSLREVPAYPKYIKERFQRCLDLYLCPRALKMRLTIEPEALVPQLPSPKDLQPFPTTMSMVFKGHSDMVRSITTEPMGQYIASGGDDMDLKIWEVATGRCVKTVSCGGIIRSVAWCPNQSLSLIAVAADKKVLLINPGIGDHLITSKTDQLLEIIPQSDVIVSDRVKTAVQWEQAEGDHWSQGIRIILNHFKQVKQVTWHGKGDYFATVMPDGQNRSVLINQLSKRRSQLPFTRSKGLIQCVLFHPIRPYLFVATQRNVRIYDLVKQEMIKKLLSNSQWISSMAIHPGGDNVLVGTYDRKMLWFDLDLSTKPYQTLRLHGTGVRGVAFHKRYPLFASGADDRGLIVSHGMVYNDLLQNPLIVPLKRLCNHESYNDFGILDVMFHPIQPWVFSSGADATIRMYT; encoded by the exons atgaaaactaaaaataagaatttaaaaagaaagcagGTCAAGTTAGAGGTTAAGGACAGCACCATAGAAGAGGATTCAATTAAATCTCAATATGAAGAGGAATcg GATTCGGGTGCTGAAGATTTACTACAAGCAGAAGTGAATAATAACGATGAAAGCACGGATGAAGAAGTTGATGAAAACGAGGACATAATCGAGTCTGACACTGAGAAAGATCCGATTGTCTTTGAATCCAACAGCGAAGAAGATGAATTGGAATTTGAAACAGACTCCGATGAACTTGATACTGACGAAGATGAAGACCATCTTGAAAGCGATTCTGAAGATCAGAACGAAGAGCAGAGTGATGCAAGCgataaattacaagaaaaaagtaaagattCTGTACCTAGTTCAAAATCTAAACACGATAAACTCAAGGTGACATTTGTAGAATCTTCTAAAAGTAAAAGTACAAATATGTCTCCTGCatcgaaaattaaaacaaataaaaccaaTACACTATCCAAATCAAGGTCTTCTAAAGTTCcacagaaaaataaagtacaaaataaaaaaggctTGGAATCTGCCAAGTTACAAAAAGATGTAGATATTACATCATCGAAAAAATCTAAAGAACCGAGTACAGATACAAGTAACGACGTGCCAACCGTGAATCCACAATTAGACGAGTACGAATACGACAGTTCGGATGAAGAAGATATTCGTAACACAACTGGAAATATCCCAATGAAATGGTACGACGACTACGACCATATCGGTTACGATTGGGATGGTAGAAAGATTATAAAACCTCAGAAAGGCGATCAGTTGGATAACTTCTTGAAAAGAATGGAAGATCCTGATTTTTGGAGAACCATAAAGGACCCCCAAACTGGACAGGACGTCGTGTTAAGCGAAGCTGatatagaattaattacaagGATTCAGAAACAGAAAATTCCCGATGCAACTTTCAACGAATACGCT CCATGGATAGAATGGTTTACTTCTGAAGTAATGAAAATGCCTTTACGTAAATTTCCTGAACACAAACGATCCTTTTTACCATCTAAACCAGAGGCtaaaaaagtatcgaagtTAGTTCACGCGCTTAAGATGGGTTGGATAAAGTCTACCGCTGAAATAGAGAAGGAACGACAACAGAAAAACAACGAACCACAGTTCTACATGTTATGGCAGTCGGATGATCAAGCAGAAGAGATGCGTAGGATTCACAAGCACATCCCAGCGCCTAAGAGACATTTACCTGGACACGCGGAAAGCTACAATCCTCCACCAGAGTACCTGTTCGACCAGAAGGAACTGAAAGAgtggaataaattacaaacgaCCCCGTGGAAACGGAAGTTACATTTCATTCCACAAAAGTACAACTCCCTTCGCGAGGTTCCCGCTTATCCCAAGTATATTAAAGAAAGATTCCAGAGGTGTCTGGACTTGTATTTGTGTCCACGAGCACTGAAAATGCGATTAACGATAGAACCTGAAGCACTGGTACCTCAGCTACCTAGTCCAAAAGATTTACAACCGTTTCCCACGACTATGTCTATGGTCTTCAAAGGCCACAGTGATATGGTTAGAAGTATCACAACGGAACCAATGGGTCAGTACATTGCTTCCGGTGGAGATGACATGGATTTGAAGATATGGGAAGTAGCGACAGGCAGATGCGTGAAAACAGTCTCCTGTGGTGGGATAATTAGGTCTGTGGCGTGGTGTCCAAACCAGTCTCTGTCGCTCATAGCAGTGGCCGCCGATAAGAAAGTCCTCTTGATAAATCCTGGGATCGGAGACCACTTGATCACCAGCAAAACGGATCAATTACTGGAAATAATACCTCAGAGCGACGTTATAGTAAGCGACAGAGTTAAAACTGCCGTTCAGTGGGAGCAAGCTGAAGGCGATCATTGGTCTCAGGGCATCAGGATCATTCTAAATCACTTCAAACAAGTAAAACAAGTAACATGGCACGGTAAAGGCGATTACTTCGCCACTGTTATGCCAGATGGTCAGAATAGATCTGTTCTGATAAATCAATTATCGAAACGGAGGTCTCAACTTCCCTTCACTAGATCTAAAGGCTTGATACAATGCGTTTTGTTCCATCCCATCAGGCCCTATTTATTTGTAGCG acGCAACGAAATGTCCGTATATACGATTTGGTGAAGCAAGAAATGATTAAGAAATTGTTGTCGAATTCGCAGTGGATATCGTCGATGGCGATACATCCTG GAGGCGATAACGTTTTAGTAGGCACTTACGATCGTAAGATGCTCTGGTTCGATCTCGACTTGAGTACGAAACCCTATCAAACCCTTCGTTTACATGGCACAGGTGTACGTGGTGTTGCATTTCATAAACGATATCCTCTTTTCGCGTCTGGCGCCGATGATAGGGGTCTCATCGTTTCCCATGGAATGGTGTACAA CGATTTACTCCAAAATCCATTGATCGTGCCCCTGAAGAGATTATGTAATCACGAGTCTTACAATGATTTTGGTATCTTGGACGTGATGTTCCATCCCATTCAACCGTGGGTGTTTTCATCTGGTGCAGATGCAACGATACGAATGTACACTTGA
- the LOC128881799 gene encoding tRNA (adenine(37)-N6)-methyltransferase-like has product MDSTCQNSDFNVKYLLGQLNTARKEINNLRQQIKTLRYIHEKDVNTIKHLLESYRKGASISEAKVISDDVKPSTSADDDTVKLKPIGVVSTWFPCKRGTPRQPGICAKVPGKLLLYNSIYTNPDHALEGLQDFSHMWVLFYFHKNDATHVRAKVAPPRLNGTKTGVFSTRSPHRPCPIGLSLVKITRIENHAIYFEGVDMVDQSPVLDIKPYIPQYDSPIGFEKLNNRSHESDVDNTFVCIEENTDLSRNQTCGTFDANINFGDETGGLLSDSYYRKNTNEMSQEADISGDEEIALRLQAEEFQRSSNFENYNSARHFSELTDINVHNNSTFQHSVDVTGIHRAFYAFSDTSSDARSNLSISTGHNALSVNMEQQSESLVDVSNRLQNTNIGGPTSVEPLYTSRTMVSNYIEAHASRSRLLDGADGPSTVCGTDLDLIQRRSLNARVDNSPIRMGIREAPDGEEGLESQTLAPSQALPNVEAARPASNTNADTNSTLSSESRNFENRDLEANSEVRVPEWISRPRTPLCVIFNDRALIQLNEILGTKINDQKVAIENILREDPRSVYLRQRWGSQFYTFLIHDLHITCRFDDNRGVITVFHVRHAGRICECGEPEWQCLGHSPPPF; this is encoded by the exons ATGGATTCAACTTGTCAAAATTCCGATTTCAATGTTAAATACTTGCTTGGCCAGTTGAATACTGccagaaaagaaattaataacttgag acaacaaataaaaactctTCGTTACATACATGAGAAGGATGTCAATACAATAAAGCATCTGTTGGAATCGTACAGAAAGGGAGCATCTATATCCGAAGCAAAAGTCATATCCGATGATGTGAAACCTAGCACTAGCGCAGACGACGATACAGTGAAATTAAAACCAATCGGGGTAGTATCTACTTGGTTTCCATGTAAACGTGGTACTCCCAGACAGCCTGGAATTTGCGCAAAGGTACCGGGAAAGTTATTGCTATACAACTCTATATATACCAATCCAGATCACGCACTGGAAGGATTACAAGATTTTTCGCACATGTG GGTCTTGTTCTACTTTCACAAAAACGATGCGACGCATGTTCGTGCAAAGGTTGCACCACCAAGATTAAATGGTACAAAAACTGGAGTGTTCTCTACCCGATCTCCTCACCGTCCCTGTCCCATTGGTCTAAGTTTAGTAAAGATTACAAGAATAGAGAACCATGCCATTTACTTTGAAGGTGTGGATATGGTGGATCAATCGCCCGTATTAGATATAAAACCTTATATACCACAGTACGACAGTCCGATAGGTTTTGAGAAGTTAAATAACAGGTCACACGAATCTGACGTGGATAATACGTTCGTATGTATAGAAGAAAATACCGATTTAAGCCGAAATCAAACCTGTGGTACCTTCGACGCTAACATCAATTTTGGCGACGAGACGGGAGGTTTACTTTCAGATTcttattatagaaaaaatacCAACGAAATGAGTCAAGAGGCAGATATTTCAGGAGACGAAGAAATTGCTTTAAGATTGCAAGCGGAGGAGTTTCAGAGGAGctcgaattttgaaaattacaacaGCGCGAGACACTTTTCCGAATTGACCGATATAAACGTACACAATAACAGCACGTTTCAACATAGCGTGGACGTAACTGGAATACATCGAGCATTCTACGCGTTTTCCGATACTTCGTCCGATGCTAGGTCTAACTTGAGCATATCCACGGGACATAACGCGCTTTCTGTTAATATGGAGCAACAATCGGAAAGTTTAGTAGACGTAAGCaatagattacaaaatacCAACATAGGCGGTCCTACTAGCGTCGAGCCATTGTATACGTCGAGAACTATGGTGTCTAATTACATAGAGGCACACGCTTCTCGCTCCAGGCTCTTAGACGGAGCGGATGGACCAAGTACAGTATGTGGTACCGATTTAGATTTAATTCAAAGACGTTCGTTAAACGCGAGAGTTGACAATTCACCGATAAGAATGGGAATTCGCGAGGCTCCCGACGGAGAGGAGGGTCTGGAATCGCAAACGCTTGCTCCGTCGCAAGCCTTGCCCAACGTCGAAGCGGCAAGGCCTGCATCGAACACCAACGCTGATACGAATTCGACGCTATCTTCGGAATCgcgaaactttgaaaataggGACCTAGAAGCTAATTCAGAAGTTCGAGTTCCAGAATGGATATCGAGACCTCGAACTCCCCTGTGCGTGATATTCAACGATCGAGCGCTTattcaattaaacgaaatattagGTACTAAGATCAACGACCAAAAGGTAGCGATCGAGAATATATTACGCGAGGATCCTAGATCGGTGTATCTCAGACAGAGATGGGGTAGCCAATTTTATACTTTCCTGATTCATGATTTACACATCACTTGTAGATTCGACGATAACAGGGGTGTAATCACGGTTTTTCATGTTAGACACGCTGGTCGTATCTGCGAATGTGGGGAACCCGAATGGCAATGCTTGGGTCATTCGCCACCTCCGTTTTAA